The nucleotide sequence ATGAACAAAACTGCACAATCAGTATGGGAGAACTGTCTGTCTTTTATAAAAGACAACATTCAAGACCAAGCCTACAAAACTTGGTTTGAACCAATTAAGTCAGTTGAACTTACCGATAACGCACTTTATATTCAGGTTCCTAGTAAATTTTTCTACGAATGGCTAGAAGAACACTATGTAAAATTATTAAAAGTTGCTTTAACAAAAGAACTTGGAAAAAACGCAAAGTTACTCTATAAAATCAAGATGGAAAACACTTATGGTAACAAACAACCGTTTACTGAACAGTTGCCAAGTGCCAATAGAGTTCCTATGAAACCACAAGATGTAGATGCTCCATTAAAAAACCTAAATCCAGAATTAAGAAACCCTTTTGTAATTCCGGGAATTAGAAATTTAAAAATAGAATCACAATTAAATGCCAATTACAGTTTTGACAACTTCTTAGAAGGAGATTCAAACAGACTGGCTCGATCTGCTGGTATGGCTGTAGCCAATAAACCAGGTGGAACCTCTTTTAACCCTCTATTAATTTTCGGAGGAGTTGGACTGGGAAAAACTCACTTAGCACATGCTATTGGTGTAGAGATTAAAGACAAATATCCTGAAAAAACGGTTTTATATATTTCTGCCGAAATTTTCACTCAACAATACATTGACTCTGTCAAAAAGAATAATAGAAATGATTTTATTCACTTCTATCAATTAATTGATGTTCTAATCATTGACGACGTACAATTCCTATCCGGTAAATCAGGAACGCAAGATGTGTTTTTTCACATTTTTAATTACTTACACCAAAATGGAAAGCAAGTTATATTAACTTCTGACAAGGCACCAGTTGACATGCAAGATATTGAACAACGTTTATTATCTCGATTCAAATGGGGACTTTCAGCTGAACTACACCAACCGGATTACGAAACAAGAATTTCTATCTTAAAAAACATTCTATATCGTGATGGTGTGGAAATGCCTGAAGAAATTATCGAATATGTAGCTAGAAACATTAAATCAAATGTTCGCGAATTAGAAGGTGCTATCATTTCATTAATTGCTCAATCTTCTTTCAACAAAAAAGAAGTAACTATTGAGCTTGCTAAAGGTGTGGTTGAAAAGTTTGTAAAAAATGTCAAACGAGAAATTTCAATAGATTATATTCAAAAAATCGTTTCAGATTATTTCCAGTTAGACTTAGAAACTTTACAATCTAAAACAAGAAAAAGACACGTTGTTCAAGCAAGACAGTTAGCCATGTTTTTTGCTAAAAAGTTTACCAAAGCTTCTCTAGCAAACATTGGTTCACAAATTGGCGACCGTGACCATGCTACTGTATTACACGCTTGTAAAACAGTTGACAATCTAGTGACAACCGACAAACAATTCAAAAAGTTTGTTGATGATATACACAAAAAACTAACGCTATAAAACAAATGGCTGTGAAAATTTTAATGGTATGCCTTGGAAACATATGTCGTTCTCCTCTGGCAGAAGGCATTTTAGCTTCAAAACTACCTAAAAACAAATTCATAGTAGATTCAGCTGGCACAGGTTCATGGCACATTGGGCATTCACCTGACAAACGCTCTATAGCCGTTGCTCAAAAAAACAAACTCGACATTTCTAAACAAAAAGGAAGACAATTTAAAACTTCTGATTTTGACAATTTCGACTATATATATGTAATGGATAGTTCAAATTACAATGACGTAATAGAATTAGCAAAAACGCCAGAACATATTGCCAAAGTCAATATGATCTTAAACGAAATATTCCCCAACGAAAATGTAGATGTTCCGGACCCATACTACGGAGCAAATAATGGATTTGATTTAGTATACAAAATGCTAGACGAAGCTTGTGAATCTATCGCACTAAAGCTACTAAACAAACACGCATAAACTTCCTCAATTCCACATCAAGAGCCAACCTCTTTCACCCACAACAGTTAGTTGTTTTTGCTGATTTTAACAACCTTAAGACCACAAAACAACCCAAAGTCTATTTTGTCTAGTTTATATCTAGTTATTCTGCCCCCAGAGAGACCATAAAAACTGCGACAGTTTTATTTACTTTTTTTTCATATATGTAATTTTGTTTGAGATATTAAAACAATAACCCAAACTATTGATTCTTAAACAATAGTCACCATTTTAGACTTAAATCAAGATTCAAGAATTACAATTTAAAAAAATTAACAACCATGAAAAAAACCGCATTTTTATTATTAACCTCCTTGTGCATCAGTTTAATTTCCTGCAGCAAAGACTCAGTTGACACACCTATTCCCCCTCCTACTGTAACTACACCAGTACCAGAAATAACCGATTGGAAATTAATACCAGTACCTGCAGATGCTGGAACAGGAAAAAAATGGGAATTTCAATCTGACGTTTCAGATGACTTTGAATATACTTTTAACCCAGTTTCTACCAAAACAACTTTTGGAAATGGAAAATGGACTAACTTTTACCATAATGCATGGGATGGACCTGGACTAACAAAATGGAAATATGAAAATGTTTCAGTTTCTGGAGGATTACTAGAACTAAAAACAACAAGAGTTGATGGAGAAACGAAATCATACGATTATGGTGGAAACACACTAACTGGAAAAGCGACACGTTTAGGAGCAGTCTCTTCTAGCAAACAAATTGTATATCCAGTATATATTGAAAGTAGAATTAAAATAGCAAACACCGTTTGTACCTCTGGGGCATGGATGCTTAGCCCTGATGACACTCAAGAAATTGATTTTATGGAAGCTTGGGGAGGTAAAGCGGCTAGAAACAATGTCCCAGGCGGCAGACAATTTTCTAAAACAATCCACTTGAGTCACCACGTTTTTATCCGAAATCCATTTGAAGATTATCAACCAGCAGACATTACTACATGGTACACAGATAGCAAGGTGGGCGATTGGACTGATGCTTATCATCGTTATGGAGTGTACTGGAAAAGCCCAACAGAGTTAGAATATTATATTGATGGTAAACTTGTTCGTTCCACAAATAATTTAGACACCGTAGGAAGTAAAGACGGAATCGACCCTAAAAGCTTCACTTCTCCAACAAAGGACAAAGCTACTCGTACCGGACTTAACAAAGCAATGGATATCCTAATTACCATGGAAGACCAAAACTGGAGAGCTGGAATTGGATGCACACCAACTGATGAAGAAATCAAAGACATTGACGGAAACACCATGAAAATAGACTGGATTAGGATTTTTAAACCAGTAAATAAATAAGAACCCAATACATTACAAAAAAACCTATTTGAAAATTTACTCAGATAGGTTTTTTTATTTTACAATGAGACTCAGATAAACTGTTTATGTTATAGCTATATTGATAATCACAATTAAATCCCGTTATTTGTATTTCATTTTTATTGATAAAAACACTTCTTAATGAAATCGCAAAATACAATTGGAAAACTCTATTTAATTCCAACAACAATGGGAGATTGTGATCCTATAGATGTTTTACCTCAAACCATCAAAAGAGCCATAGACTTAATCGATTATTATATTGTTGAAAACGAAAAAACTGCTCGAAAATCTATTAAGCAAGTACAACCCGAAAAAAAGCAATCCGAATTAATCTTATTTGCCTTAAACAAACGCACTGAACCTCATGAGCATAAAGAATTCATCAAACCCTTACTAGAAGGAAAAGACATGGGACTAATGAGTGAGGCGGGTTGCCCTGGAGTCGCTGATCCAGGCGCTGTCATTGTAAAACTAGCACATGAAAAAGGAATCCAAGTAGTTCCTTTAGTTGGCCCATCCTCTATTCTACTTGCCATGATGGCTTCAGGAATGAACGGGCAAAGTTTTACTTTTCATGGCTATTTACCGATTGAAAAAGGAGAAAAAAAAGCTACTTTAAAAGTTTTAGAAAAAGTTTCCCTAGAAAGAAACCAATCTCAAATTTTTATTGAAACCCCTTATCGCAACAACAAAATGCTCGAAGATTTATTACAAATATTAAATCCAGAAACACATTTATGTATTGCTGCTGATATCACCTTATCAACAGAATACATTAAAACTAAAAAAGCAAAAGACTGGAAAAAAGAAACCGTCGATTTACATAATAGACCAGCGATTTTTATCATCCATAAAATGTAAATTTTAAAAATCATTTTTTTTTGACATTGACATGAGTAAACTCCCAAATATCTCTACTAGTATTTTTTCAGTTATGTCAAAATTGGCAGCTGATCATAATGCTATCAATTTATCACAAGGATTTCCGAACTTTACAGTTGACGAACGATTAAAAAATATCGTTGCGCAATTAGTACATCAAGAAGTTCATCAATACACACCCATGTCAGGCTACCCTCCTTTATTACAAAAAATAGCCCAACTAACAAAAAAACAGTACAACAGAATAGTTATCCCTGAAAGCGAAATACTCATCACAACAGGGGCTACACAGGGAATCTTCACAACAATACAAGCCCTAGTAAACAAAGAAGACGAAGTAATCATCCTAGACCCAAGTTACGATTCATATGAGCCTTCTGTTTTATTAGCAAATGGAATACCGGTCCGAATTCCGTTAAATGATGACTACACACCTAATTGGGGCAATATTGAAAAAGCTTGTTCGTCAAAAACACGAATGATAATTATCAATAATCCTCATAATCCCACAGGTAAAATCTTAAATGCATCTGACTTTGAAAAACTTGAAGGTATTCTTGAAAACTTTCCGCAAATACTAATACTTTCTGATGAAGTATACGAGTACATTACATTTGAAGAAAAACACATTTCAGCTCATACAAGAAAAAAACTGCTCAACCGCTGCATAACCGCTTCTTCTTTTGGAAAATCATTTCATGTCACGGGTTGGAAAGTAGGCTACATAATCGCTCCTGAACATTTGATGAACGAAATCAAAAAAGTCCATCAATTTTTGGTTTTCAGTGTAAATAGCTTAGCACAAGCGGCAATTAGTGACTATCTAGACATTGTTTCAATTGAAGAAATTCGTTCCTTTTACAAAGAAAAAAGAGATTATTTCAGACAGCTACTTCAAAATAGCCGATTCAAACTCCTTCCATGCGAAGGAACTTATTTCCAAGTAGTATCCTACGCTGCTATTTCTGATGAAAATGATGTAGATTTTTGCAAAAGACTAGTTAAAGAATATGGTGTCGCGGCTATTCCAATTTCAACTTTCTATAATAATGCCAAAGACCTAAAGTTAATTCGGTTCTGTTTTGCCAAAGACAATCAAACCTTAGAAGCCGCTGCTGAGAAACTTTGCCTACTTTAATTTTTCATTAAAATACGTTTATTATGCATGCATACTATATTTAATTTCTTTATATTTACAAGAAACAATCTAGTATTATGAATTTTACAGCCAAAATGTTACGCGATGATGCTCTCAAAGGAAAAGTAATTGTAGTTACAGGAGGTGGTAGTGGTCTCGGTAAAGCTATGACCAAATACTTTCTTGAATTAGGTGCAAAAGTCGCTATTACTTCCAGAGATTTAGCCAAATTACAAAATACTGCCAAAGAATTAGAAACAGAAACCAAAGGAGAATGCCTGCCTCTTCAATGTGATGTACGCCATTACGAAGAAGTAGAGCAAATGCTTGAAGCAGTGATTAAAAAATTTGGTAAAGTTGACGTATTACTAAACAATGCCGCTGGAAATTTTATTTCACCAACTGAACGCTTGTCCTCGAATGCTTTTGACACCATAATCGATATTGTTCTCAAAGGAACCAAAAATTGCACACTTGCTTTTGGAAAACACTGGATTGACAGTAAACAACCTCAGTCGACTATTTTAAACATTGTAACCACCTACGCCTGGACAGGTTCAGCTTATGTTGTACCTAGTGCTACCGCAAAAGCTGGCGTACTTGCCATGACGCGTAGTCTTGCTGTCGAATGGGCAAAATATGGGATACGAACCAATGCAATCGCACCAGGACCTTTTCCTACCAAAGGTGCTTGGGACCGACTGTTACCTGGAGATTTAGCCGAAAAATTTGACATGTCCAAAAAAGTCCCCCTGCAACGCGTGGGAGACCATCAAGAATTAGCCAATTTAGCTGCATATTTAGTTTCAGACTTTTCGGCCTACATCAATGGAGAAGTTGTCGTTATTGACGGAGGAGAATGGCTAAAAGGAGCTGGTCAATTCAATATACTAGAAGCAATCCCTGAAGAACTTTGGGATCAACTGGAAGCCATGATAAAAGCTAAAAAATAATAAACAAAAAATCCATTCGCAAAAACGAATGGATTTTTTTTAAAAGTCAGGCGAAACTACTGTAAATCTTAATCTGAAACTTGAACTAAAAACTAAAAACTAAAAATTTAAAAGCAGTAGCTCCAACCTGTATATCTATTTAGATTCTTCCGAATCATCTTTAAATTCTGCTGCAAAAATACTTTTTTCAAACGATTTCGTAAAATATTTTTATACTTTTTTTAAAATAAAAAAACCAGTTAGCTAACACTAACTGGTTTTGATTGATATTTAATGAGTTATTAAATAATGATTCGAATAATTTCTCCACTTTTATTAATCATTTCCAAACGAATACTTTGATTTTCATCTTTTTTATTTAAAAGTTTTGAAACCGACTCAATATCAGTTGCTTTTACATTATCAATACTCAAAATAATATTCCCTTTTAATTCATCAGTATATTGTTTTAAATTTTCATTGTTAATCGATTTTATTTTAACCCCATAATCAATTTTAAACTTCTTCTTATCTGAAACATCAATATTTTCTAATTCGATTCCTTTAAATTCAGTTGTAAAAAATTCATTTTTAGTCAAGGTCACTGCTACAGACTTACTTTTTCCATCTCTTAAAAAAGTTACCTCCACTTTATCATTAGGTCTCTTAGTGTTTATATAGCCTGATAAATCAGCAAATGTTGAGATATTTTGATTATCTAATCTGATGATAATATCGCCTTTTTGCAACCCCGATTTTTCAGCACCCGAATTTTTAGTAACCCTATTAATATAAAAGCCTTCAGTCTGAGCAATTCCTAATTCTTTAGATGCAGAGGCATTTAATTCGCCTCCTTCAACTCCAAGAATACCACGTTGTACATTACCATATTCCATGATATCTTCGATAATTTTTCGAGCTATATTGGACGGAACAGCAAATGAATAACCAACATATGAACCTGTCATAGAGGAAATCATTGTATTGATACCAATTAAATTCCCATTAGTATCCACCAAAGCTCCTCCACTATTCCCTGGATTTACGGCAGCATCGGTTTGGATAAAAGATTGAATACCATTATCGCCTAAATTTCTAGCTTTTGCAGAAACTATCCCTGCTGTAACAGTCGAGGTAAGATTGTAAGGATTACCCACTGCAAGTACCCACTCCCCAACTTTCACATTATCTGAATCTCCAAAAGCGGTATACGATAATTTTTCATTCGCATCAATTTTCAACAAAGCAATATCCATCTTGGAATCGGTTCCTATTAACTTTGCTTTATATGATTTCTTATTATTCAAGGTAATTTCAATTTCCGATGCATCTTTTACCACATGGTTATTGGTTACAATATACCCGTCTTCAGAAATAATAACCCCTGAACCTGTACCAATTTGTTCTTGTGATTGCCCTCCTTTATAGCCATAAAAAAACTCCAGCATCGGATTAGTTACTGTTCTACGAGTAACATTTTTCACATGGACCACTGAATGAATTGTTTTTTCAGCTGCTTCTGTAAAATCCAATACACTCGCTGAAAGACCTACCCTTTTGTTAAACGTATCATTTGCCCTTGTAATCACTGGACTTTTATCAAAAGAAAAAGGAGCATTAGAATCAAATGCTAACTTATAAGCTCCCAAAGTAAGCACTCCACTTAATATAGATACAATAAAAAGTTGTGAAATATTTTTCATAATAATATAGTTTGTTTTATCGTTATTTGTATTGTAAAAATAATGCCAAAATCAAATATTAAAAAGTAGTTTAACGCTCTTTAACAGTGATTAACTTTTCATTAATAATTTGTATTTTTGCAACATTCAAATTAAAAAAAATGCAAATATCTTTTTACAAATACCAAGGCACAGGAAACGATTTCGTAATGATAGACAATCGATTAGCTATTTTTCCAAAAGACAACACCAATCTAGTTGCACGTTTATGCGACAGACGATTTGGCATAGGTGCTGATGGACTTATATTACTAGAAAACGATTCTGAAACCGACTTTAAAATGGTTTATTACAATTCTGATGGAAATCAAAGTTCGATGTGCGGAAATGGAGGAAGATGTTTAGTCGCTTTCGCAAAAAAATTAAATGTAATCGAAAACAAAACTACATTCAATGCTGTTGATGGTCTTCATCATGCAACTGTGGGAGAAGATGAAATTGTATCACTACAAATGATTGATGTAGACCAAATTAAAACAACCGCAGATTATTCTTTTTTAAACACAGGTTCACCTCATCATGTACAAATCGTAGAAGATTTAGAAAACTACAACGTAAAAGAAAACGGAGCAGCAATTCGTTACGGGGAACTTTATGGGAAAGAAGGAAGCAATATCAATTTTGTAAAAAAAATAAACGATACTACTTTTTCGTTGAGAACCTACGAAAGAGGTGTTGAAGACGAAACACTAGCATGTGGAACTGGTGCAACTGCTGCAGCAATAGCTATGAATGAAACTGGAGAAACAGATGCTACTTCCATAAATATCAATGTAGAAGGCGGAAAACTGATGGTTTCCTTTGATAAAAAAGATAATAAATACACAAATGTGTTCTTAAATGGACCTGCTGAATTTGTATTTGAAGGAAAGGTGGAAATTTAAAAAATCTAAAATCCTATAATTAACCAAAACCAAGAATACTTTTCGACCCAAACAAATAAAAATGATAACCCTAAAAGGAAAAAACATTTACATCAGAGCATTAGAGCCTAATGATTTAGAGTTCATATATACAATGGAAAATGACGAAAATATTTGGGAAGTAAGCAATACACAAACTCCATATAGCCGATTTTTAATTCGTCAATATCTAGAAAATGCTCAACAGGATATCTACGAGGCTAAGCAATTGCGATTAGCCATTTGC is from Flavobacterium sp. NG2 and encodes:
- a CDS encoding family 16 glycosylhydrolase encodes the protein MKKTAFLLLTSLCISLISCSKDSVDTPIPPPTVTTPVPEITDWKLIPVPADAGTGKKWEFQSDVSDDFEYTFNPVSTKTTFGNGKWTNFYHNAWDGPGLTKWKYENVSVSGGLLELKTTRVDGETKSYDYGGNTLTGKATRLGAVSSSKQIVYPVYIESRIKIANTVCTSGAWMLSPDDTQEIDFMEAWGGKAARNNVPGGRQFSKTIHLSHHVFIRNPFEDYQPADITTWYTDSKVGDWTDAYHRYGVYWKSPTELEYYIDGKLVRSTNNLDTVGSKDGIDPKSFTSPTKDKATRTGLNKAMDILITMEDQNWRAGIGCTPTDEEIKDIDGNTMKIDWIRIFKPVNK
- a CDS encoding SAM-dependent methyltransferase gives rise to the protein MKSQNTIGKLYLIPTTMGDCDPIDVLPQTIKRAIDLIDYYIVENEKTARKSIKQVQPEKKQSELILFALNKRTEPHEHKEFIKPLLEGKDMGLMSEAGCPGVADPGAVIVKLAHEKGIQVVPLVGPSSILLAMMASGMNGQSFTFHGYLPIEKGEKKATLKVLEKVSLERNQSQIFIETPYRNNKMLEDLLQILNPETHLCIAADITLSTEYIKTKKAKDWKKETVDLHNRPAIFIIHKM
- a CDS encoding SDR family oxidoreductase; protein product: MNFTAKMLRDDALKGKVIVVTGGGSGLGKAMTKYFLELGAKVAITSRDLAKLQNTAKELETETKGECLPLQCDVRHYEEVEQMLEAVIKKFGKVDVLLNNAAGNFISPTERLSSNAFDTIIDIVLKGTKNCTLAFGKHWIDSKQPQSTILNIVTTYAWTGSAYVVPSATAKAGVLAMTRSLAVEWAKYGIRTNAIAPGPFPTKGAWDRLLPGDLAEKFDMSKKVPLQRVGDHQELANLAAYLVSDFSAYINGEVVVIDGGEWLKGAGQFNILEAIPEELWDQLEAMIKAKK
- the dnaA gene encoding chromosomal replication initiator protein DnaA, encoding MNKTAQSVWENCLSFIKDNIQDQAYKTWFEPIKSVELTDNALYIQVPSKFFYEWLEEHYVKLLKVALTKELGKNAKLLYKIKMENTYGNKQPFTEQLPSANRVPMKPQDVDAPLKNLNPELRNPFVIPGIRNLKIESQLNANYSFDNFLEGDSNRLARSAGMAVANKPGGTSFNPLLIFGGVGLGKTHLAHAIGVEIKDKYPEKTVLYISAEIFTQQYIDSVKKNNRNDFIHFYQLIDVLIIDDVQFLSGKSGTQDVFFHIFNYLHQNGKQVILTSDKAPVDMQDIEQRLLSRFKWGLSAELHQPDYETRISILKNILYRDGVEMPEEIIEYVARNIKSNVRELEGAIISLIAQSSFNKKEVTIELAKGVVEKFVKNVKREISIDYIQKIVSDYFQLDLETLQSKTRKRHVVQARQLAMFFAKKFTKASLANIGSQIGDRDHATVLHACKTVDNLVTTDKQFKKFVDDIHKKLTL
- a CDS encoding methionine aminotransferase; the protein is MSKLPNISTSIFSVMSKLAADHNAINLSQGFPNFTVDERLKNIVAQLVHQEVHQYTPMSGYPPLLQKIAQLTKKQYNRIVIPESEILITTGATQGIFTTIQALVNKEDEVIILDPSYDSYEPSVLLANGIPVRIPLNDDYTPNWGNIEKACSSKTRMIIINNPHNPTGKILNASDFEKLEGILENFPQILILSDEVYEYITFEEKHISAHTRKKLLNRCITASSFGKSFHVTGWKVGYIIAPEHLMNEIKKVHQFLVFSVNSLAQAAISDYLDIVSIEEIRSFYKEKRDYFRQLLQNSRFKLLPCEGTYFQVVSYAAISDENDVDFCKRLVKEYGVAAIPISTFYNNAKDLKLIRFCFAKDNQTLEAAAEKLCLL
- a CDS encoding Do family serine endopeptidase, whose product is MKNISQLFIVSILSGVLTLGAYKLAFDSNAPFSFDKSPVITRANDTFNKRVGLSASVLDFTEAAEKTIHSVVHVKNVTRRTVTNPMLEFFYGYKGGQSQEQIGTGSGVIISEDGYIVTNNHVVKDASEIEITLNNKKSYKAKLIGTDSKMDIALLKIDANEKLSYTAFGDSDNVKVGEWVLAVGNPYNLTSTVTAGIVSAKARNLGDNGIQSFIQTDAAVNPGNSGGALVDTNGNLIGINTMISSMTGSYVGYSFAVPSNIARKIIEDIMEYGNVQRGILGVEGGELNASASKELGIAQTEGFYINRVTKNSGAEKSGLQKGDIIIRLDNQNISTFADLSGYINTKRPNDKVEVTFLRDGKSKSVAVTLTKNEFFTTEFKGIELENIDVSDKKKFKIDYGVKIKSINNENLKQYTDELKGNIILSIDNVKATDIESVSKLLNKKDENQSIRLEMINKSGEIIRIII
- a CDS encoding low molecular weight protein-tyrosine-phosphatase — encoded protein: MAVKILMVCLGNICRSPLAEGILASKLPKNKFIVDSAGTGSWHIGHSPDKRSIAVAQKNKLDISKQKGRQFKTSDFDNFDYIYVMDSSNYNDVIELAKTPEHIAKVNMILNEIFPNENVDVPDPYYGANNGFDLVYKMLDEACESIALKLLNKHA
- the dapF gene encoding diaminopimelate epimerase, which produces MQISFYKYQGTGNDFVMIDNRLAIFPKDNTNLVARLCDRRFGIGADGLILLENDSETDFKMVYYNSDGNQSSMCGNGGRCLVAFAKKLNVIENKTTFNAVDGLHHATVGEDEIVSLQMIDVDQIKTTADYSFLNTGSPHHVQIVEDLENYNVKENGAAIRYGELYGKEGSNINFVKKINDTTFSLRTYERGVEDETLACGTGATAAAIAMNETGETDATSININVEGGKLMVSFDKKDNKYTNVFLNGPAEFVFEGKVEI